One stretch of Pseudomonas sp. NC02 DNA includes these proteins:
- the lpdA gene encoding dihydrolipoyl dehydrogenase: MSQTLHTTLLIIGGGPGGYVAAIRAGQLGIPTILVEGQSLGGTCLNIGCIPSKALIHVAEQFQQTVHHSQGSPLGIEVDVPTLDIGKSVEWKDGIVDRLTTGVAALLKKHKVQVIQGWAKVVDGKTVDVGDQRIQCEHLLLATGSKSVNLPMLPIGGPIISSTEALAPKRIPKRLIVVGGGYIGLELGTAYRKLGAEVSVVEAQDRILPAYDAELTQPVAESLKQLGVKVFLKHSVTGFEHNTLQVRDPSGETLSLETDQVLVAVGRKPNTQGWNLEALNLDMNGSAIKIDSRCQTSMRNVWAIGDLSGEPMLAHRAMAQGEMVAELISGKSREFNPAAIPAVCFTDPELVVVGKTPDEARAAGLDCIVSSFPFAANGRAMTLESKTGFVRVVARRDNHLIVGWQAVGVGVSELSTAFGLSLEMGSRLEDVAGTIHAHPTLGEAVQEAALRALGHALHL, encoded by the coding sequence ATGTCTCAAACATTGCACACCACGCTGCTGATCATCGGCGGCGGGCCTGGCGGTTACGTGGCAGCGATTCGCGCCGGCCAGCTGGGCATCCCGACCATCCTGGTGGAAGGCCAATCGCTGGGCGGCACCTGCCTGAACATCGGCTGCATTCCGTCCAAGGCGCTGATCCATGTCGCCGAACAGTTCCAGCAAACCGTGCACCACAGCCAGGGTTCGCCGTTGGGTATCGAAGTCGATGTGCCGACCCTGGACATCGGCAAAAGCGTTGAATGGAAAGACGGCATCGTCGACCGCCTGACCACCGGCGTAGCCGCGCTGCTGAAAAAACACAAGGTCCAGGTCATTCAGGGCTGGGCCAAGGTCGTGGACGGCAAGACCGTCGATGTCGGCGACCAGCGCATCCAGTGTGAACACCTGTTGCTGGCCACCGGCTCGAAAAGTGTCAACCTGCCGATGCTGCCGATTGGCGGGCCGATCATCTCCTCCACCGAAGCCCTGGCGCCGAAACGCATCCCGAAACGCTTGATCGTGGTGGGCGGCGGCTACATTGGCCTGGAATTGGGGACTGCCTATCGCAAGCTCGGTGCCGAGGTCAGCGTGGTTGAGGCCCAGGACCGGATTTTGCCGGCCTACGACGCCGAACTGACCCAACCGGTGGCCGAATCCCTGAAGCAACTGGGGGTGAAGGTGTTCCTCAAACACAGCGTCACCGGTTTTGAGCACAACACCCTGCAAGTGCGCGACCCCAGCGGCGAGACGCTGTCGCTGGAAACCGACCAGGTGCTGGTTGCCGTTGGTCGCAAACCCAACACCCAGGGCTGGAACCTCGAAGCCTTGAACCTGGACATGAACGGTTCGGCGATCAAGATCGACAGCCGCTGCCAGACCAGCATGCGCAATGTGTGGGCCATCGGCGACCTCAGCGGTGAACCGATGCTCGCCCACCGGGCCATGGCCCAGGGCGAAATGGTCGCCGAACTGATCAGCGGTAAATCCCGCGAATTCAACCCGGCCGCGATCCCGGCGGTGTGCTTCACCGACCCGGAACTGGTAGTGGTCGGCAAGACCCCGGACGAAGCCAGGGCGGCCGGGCTGGACTGCATCGTGTCGAGCTTCCCGTTCGCCGCCAATGGCCGGGCCATGACCCTGGAGTCGAAAACCGGCTTCGTGCGGGTAGTGGCGCGCCGCGACAATCACCTGATCGTCGGCTGGCAGGCGGTAGGCGTTGGCGTCTCGGAACTGTCCACGGCCTTCGGCCTGAGCCTGGAAATGGGTTCACGCCTGGAAGACGTGGCGGGCACCATCCACGCCCACCCGACCCTCGGCGAAGCGGTACAGGAAGCAGCCCTGCGGGCTCTGGGGCATGCATTGCATCTATAA
- a CDS encoding ornithine cyclodeaminase gives MTRYIDVNDLSYLVSQKGLQTCITEMAEYIRADYLRWQDFEKCARLANHSPEGVIELMPVSDASLYAFKYVNGHPKNTQSGMLTVMAFGALGDVDTGKPVLLAEMTLTTAIRTAATSALVARYLARDNSRSMALIGNGSQSEFQALAFHAMLGITEIRLFDIDAKATAKLAANLKAFPAIKVILAGSVAEAVKGADIVTTVTADKAYATILTDEMIEPGMHLNAVGGDCPGKTELDRRIVERARVIVEYEPQSRIEGEIQHMPEDSPVTELWQVINGQAPGRENARQVTLFDSVGFAIEDYSALRYVLDVAKALDVGSELELVPDLADPKDLFARLAQAPVAQQKKRA, from the coding sequence ATGACCCGCTATATCGACGTCAACGACTTGAGCTACCTGGTTTCGCAAAAAGGCCTGCAAACCTGCATTACCGAGATGGCCGAGTACATCCGCGCCGACTACCTGCGCTGGCAGGACTTTGAAAAATGCGCACGCCTGGCCAACCATTCCCCCGAGGGCGTGATCGAGCTGATGCCGGTGTCCGACGCGTCGCTGTACGCCTTCAAATACGTGAACGGCCACCCGAAAAACACTCAGAGCGGCATGCTCACCGTCATGGCCTTCGGCGCCCTGGGTGATGTGGACACCGGCAAACCGGTGCTGCTGGCGGAAATGACCCTGACCACCGCGATCCGCACGGCCGCCACCTCGGCCCTGGTGGCGCGCTACCTGGCCCGGGACAACAGCCGCAGCATGGCGCTGATCGGCAACGGCTCCCAGAGTGAGTTCCAGGCCCTGGCCTTCCACGCGATGCTGGGCATCACTGAAATCCGCCTGTTCGACATCGACGCCAAGGCCACCGCCAAACTGGCCGCCAACCTCAAAGCCTTCCCGGCGATCAAGGTGATCCTGGCAGGCAGCGTGGCCGAAGCCGTGAAAGGCGCCGACATCGTCACCACCGTCACCGCCGACAAGGCCTACGCCACCATCCTCACGGACGAGATGATCGAACCGGGCATGCACCTGAATGCCGTCGGTGGCGACTGCCCCGGCAAGACCGAACTGGACCGACGAATCGTCGAACGGGCCCGCGTGATTGTCGAGTACGAGCCACAAAGCCGCATCGAAGGCGAGATCCAGCACATGCCGGAGGATTCGCCAGTCACCGAGCTGTGGCAAGTGATCAACGGCCAGGCGCCAGGCCGCGAAAACGCGCGCCAGGTCACCCTGTTCGATTCGGTAGGTTTTGCCATCGAAGACTACTCCGCCCTGCGTTACGTACTGGACGTGGCCAAGGCGCTGGACGTGGGCAGCGAACTGGAACTGGTGCCGGACCTTGCCGACCCCAAGGACCTGTTTGCCCGCCTGGCCCAAGCACCGGTGGCACAGCAGAAAAAGCGCGCCTGA
- a CDS encoding ABC transporter substrate-binding protein, protein MTPLRSLFAALLLPLAATAAQAQEWKEIRFGVFPEYPPFESVAADGSLQGFDIDLGNAICAKLEVKCVWVHNEFDGMIPALRARKFDAIMSSMAVTPARQKVIDFSDRLFLSPTSVITRKSADFGDTPESLKGKQVGVLQGSLQEAYARAHLAKLGAQIKAYQSQEQNYADLQNGRLDATLTDKLEAQLNFLSKPEGADFKTGPAFKDPTLPLDIAMGLRKNDKDLVELINKGIAAVQADGTYTQIQKKYFGDQDIYNE, encoded by the coding sequence ATGACTCCGCTCCGATCACTTTTCGCTGCGCTGCTCCTGCCATTGGCCGCAACCGCTGCCCAGGCTCAGGAATGGAAAGAAATCCGCTTTGGGGTTTTCCCCGAATACCCACCGTTTGAATCCGTCGCCGCCGACGGCAGCCTGCAAGGTTTCGACATCGACCTGGGCAACGCCATCTGCGCCAAGCTGGAAGTCAAATGCGTGTGGGTCCACAACGAATTCGACGGCATGATCCCGGCCCTGCGCGCCCGCAAGTTCGACGCCATCATGTCCTCCATGGCCGTGACCCCGGCCCGCCAGAAAGTCATCGACTTCAGCGACCGGCTGTTCCTCAGCCCGACCTCGGTGATCACCCGCAAAAGCGCCGACTTTGGCGACACCCCCGAATCCCTGAAAGGCAAACAGGTCGGCGTGCTGCAAGGCTCGCTGCAGGAAGCCTACGCCCGTGCGCACCTGGCCAAGCTCGGCGCGCAGATCAAGGCGTACCAGTCCCAGGAACAGAACTACGCCGACCTGCAAAACGGTCGCCTCGACGCCACCCTGACCGACAAGCTTGAAGCCCAGCTCAACTTCCTGTCCAAACCTGAAGGCGCCGACTTCAAGACCGGCCCGGCCTTCAAGGACCCGACCCTGCCGCTCGACATCGCCATGGGCCTGCGCAAGAACGACAAGGACCTGGTGGAGCTGATCAACAAAGGCATCGCCGCCGTCCAGGCCGATGGCACCTACACACAGATCCAGAAGAAATACTTCGGCGATCAGGATATCTACAACGAGTGA
- a CDS encoding GNAT family acetyltransferase — translation MPTEVRLAQTTDAEGISQVILAALHDSNARDYPADVIARVASNFTPEAVVALLARRTVLVAVQDEVIVATAALDANVVRSVFVNPALQGQGIGRLLMIEIELRAREAGVTLLHVPSSLTAEPFYTKLGFHTVRDVYHGNERTLVMEKALSSRHPIGVYRDRAHRAQVVALWQAAFGYDAAHNLPSLAIDKKLAVNDGLFFVATDKKAVIGTILAGYDGHRGWLYSVAVHNDYRRQGLGASLVRHAEQALTALGCMKINLQITSGNDAVMGFYEALGYGAEPRISMGKKILENIPMDKA, via the coding sequence ATGCCCACTGAAGTTCGTCTCGCCCAAACTACCGATGCCGAGGGCATCAGCCAGGTCATCCTGGCGGCCCTGCATGACAGCAACGCCCGGGATTATCCGGCGGATGTGATTGCGCGGGTGGCGAGCAACTTTACTCCCGAGGCTGTCGTGGCGTTGCTCGCGCGTCGAACGGTGCTGGTGGCTGTTCAGGATGAGGTGATCGTTGCCACGGCGGCACTTGACGCCAATGTGGTGCGCTCGGTCTTCGTCAATCCGGCGCTGCAAGGGCAGGGCATCGGGCGCTTGCTGATGATTGAAATCGAGCTGCGCGCCCGGGAAGCCGGGGTGACCTTGTTGCATGTGCCGTCTTCGCTGACGGCCGAGCCGTTCTACACCAAGCTGGGTTTCCACACGGTGCGCGATGTCTACCATGGCAATGAACGCACGCTGGTGATGGAGAAGGCGTTGTCATCCCGCCATCCCATCGGCGTCTATCGCGATCGGGCCCATCGGGCGCAGGTGGTGGCGTTGTGGCAGGCGGCGTTTGGTTATGACGCGGCGCATAACCTGCCGAGCCTGGCGATCGACAAGAAGCTGGCGGTCAACGATGGGTTGTTCTTCGTGGCCACCGACAAGAAGGCGGTGATCGGCACTATCCTCGCCGGCTACGACGGGCATCGTGGCTGGTTGTATTCAGTGGCGGTGCACAACGACTATCGCCGCCAGGGCCTGGGCGCCTCGTTGGTGCGGCATGCGGAGCAGGCGTTGACGGCGCTGGGTTGCATGAAGATCAACCTGCAGATCACCAGTGGCAATGACGCGGTGATGGGGTTTTATGAGGCGCTGGGTTATGGCGCGGAGCCGCGGATCAGCATGGGCAAGAAGATCCTGGAAAACATCCCGATGGATAAGGCCTGA
- the bkdR gene encoding Bkd operon transcriptional regulator BkdR produces the protein MRKLDRIDIGILNALQENARITNADLARSVNLSPTPCFNRVKAMEELGLIRDQVTLLDADLLGLHVNVFIHVSLEKQNELALQQFEGAISDRPEVMECYLMAGDPDYLIRVLVPTIQSLERFMMDFLTKVPGVANIRSSFALKQVRYKTALPLPANGINLG, from the coding sequence ATGCGCAAACTGGACCGTATCGATATCGGCATTCTGAACGCCCTTCAGGAGAACGCTCGCATCACCAACGCCGACCTGGCCCGTTCGGTCAACCTGTCGCCCACGCCGTGTTTCAACCGGGTCAAGGCCATGGAAGAACTGGGGCTGATTCGCGACCAGGTGACGCTGCTGGACGCCGACCTGCTGGGGCTGCACGTCAATGTGTTCATCCACGTCAGCCTGGAAAAGCAGAACGAATTGGCATTGCAGCAATTCGAAGGGGCGATTTCGGATCGCCCCGAAGTGATGGAGTGCTACCTGATGGCCGGCGACCCCGATTATCTGATTCGGGTGCTGGTGCCCACCATCCAGTCCCTGGAGCGTTTCATGATGGACTTCCTGACCAAAGTCCCGGGTGTCGCCAACATCCGCTCCAGCTTTGCCCTCAAGCAAGTGCGCTACAAAACCGCGCTGCCGCTACCGGCTAACGGCATCAACCTCGGCTAA
- the ctlX gene encoding citrulline utilization hydrolase CtlX: protein MQTTNTVLMIRPAHFAFNPDTAINNRFQRAPLDPLAAQQKALEEFDGYVDTLRHHGVEVLVVQDTPAPHTPDSIFPNNWWSSHADGSLVLYPMEGRNRRLERDKGVLQVLEQRFAIHNTIDFSHLEQQNMFLEGTGSMVLDRQHRISYACHSGRTHQDALRQFAERLDYQVCVFHAVDRHHAPIYHSNVMMSVGRDLSVVCLQALPDDHERQALERSLRDTGKDIVALDFDQLEAFAGNMLEVHDRDGQPLLVMSASAWGSLKPAQRQHVERHTRPVVVNIDNIERIGGGSARCMLAEVHLPARPSFQ from the coding sequence ATGCAAACCACCAACACTGTCCTGATGATCCGCCCGGCGCACTTCGCCTTCAACCCGGACACCGCGATCAACAACCGCTTCCAGCGCGCGCCCCTCGACCCATTGGCCGCACAGCAGAAAGCGCTGGAAGAGTTCGACGGCTACGTCGACACCCTGCGCCACCACGGCGTGGAAGTGCTGGTGGTACAAGACACCCCCGCTCCCCATACCCCGGATTCGATCTTCCCCAACAACTGGTGGAGCAGCCACGCCGACGGCAGCCTGGTGCTGTACCCGATGGAAGGCCGGAACCGACGACTGGAACGCGACAAAGGCGTGCTGCAAGTGCTGGAGCAACGCTTCGCGATCCACAACACCATCGACTTCAGCCACCTCGAACAACAGAACATGTTCCTCGAAGGCACCGGCAGCATGGTCCTCGACCGCCAGCACCGCATCAGCTACGCCTGCCATTCCGGGCGGACCCATCAGGATGCCCTCCGCCAGTTCGCCGAACGCCTTGACTACCAGGTCTGCGTATTCCACGCCGTCGACCGCCACCACGCGCCGATCTACCACAGCAACGTAATGATGAGTGTCGGCCGCGACCTCTCCGTGGTGTGCCTGCAAGCCCTGCCCGATGACCACGAGCGCCAGGCCCTTGAACGCTCCCTGCGCGATACCGGCAAAGACATCGTCGCCCTGGACTTCGATCAGTTGGAAGCCTTCGCCGGCAACATGCTGGAAGTCCACGACCGCGACGGCCAGCCGCTGCTGGTGATGTCGGCCAGCGCCTGGGGCTCGCTCAAGCCCGCCCAGCGCCAGCACGTGGAGCGCCACACCCGGCCGGTGGTGGTGAACATCGACAACATCGAACGCATCGGCGGCGGCAGTGCCCGCTGCATGTTGGCGGAAGTACATCTGCCCGCCCGCCCCTCATTTCAATAA
- a CDS encoding 3-methyl-2-oxobutanoate dehydrogenase (2-methylpropanoyl-transferring) subunit alpha, with protein sequence MTQQYEPLRLHVPEPSGRPGCKTDFTYLRLTDAGLVRKPPIDVEPADTADLAKGLIRVLDDQGQALGPWAEAVPVEILRKGMRAMLKTRIFDNRMVVAQRQKKMSFYMQSLGEEAIGSAQALALNIDDMCFPTYRQQSILMAREVPLVDLICQLLSNERDPLKGRQLPIMYSVKDAGFFTISGNLATQFVQGVGWGMASAIKGDTKIASAWIGDGATAESDFHTALTFAHVYRAPVILNVVNNQWAISTFQAIAGGEATTFAGRGVGCGIASLRVDGNDFVAVYAASAWAAERARRNLGPTLIEWVTYRAGPHSTSDDPSKYRPADDWSHFPLGDPIARLKQHLIKIGQWSEEEHAAVSAELEAEVLKAQKEAEQYGTLAGGQIPSAATMFEDVYKEMPEHLKRQRQELGI encoded by the coding sequence ATGACTCAGCAGTACGAACCACTGCGCCTGCACGTTCCCGAACCCTCGGGCCGCCCAGGCTGCAAGACCGACTTTACCTACCTGCGCCTGACTGACGCTGGCCTGGTGCGCAAACCCCCAATCGACGTAGAACCCGCCGACACCGCCGACCTGGCCAAGGGCCTGATTCGCGTGCTCGACGATCAAGGCCAGGCCCTCGGCCCATGGGCTGAAGCCGTGCCGGTGGAGATTCTGCGCAAGGGCATGCGCGCCATGCTCAAGACGCGGATCTTCGACAACCGCATGGTGGTCGCCCAGCGTCAGAAGAAGATGTCGTTCTACATGCAAAGCCTCGGCGAAGAAGCCATCGGCAGCGCCCAGGCCCTGGCCTTGAACATCGACGACATGTGCTTCCCCACCTATCGCCAGCAAAGCATCCTGATGGCCCGGGAAGTGCCGCTGGTAGACCTGATCTGCCAGCTGCTGTCCAACGAGCGCGACCCGCTCAAGGGCCGCCAGTTGCCGATCATGTACTCGGTAAAAGATGCCGGCTTCTTCACGATTTCCGGCAACCTCGCCACCCAATTCGTACAAGGCGTGGGCTGGGGCATGGCCTCGGCCATCAAGGGCGATACCAAGATTGCCTCGGCCTGGATCGGCGACGGCGCCACCGCTGAATCCGACTTCCACACCGCCCTCACCTTCGCCCACGTGTACCGGGCACCCGTGATTCTTAACGTAGTGAATAACCAGTGGGCGATCTCCACCTTCCAGGCCATTGCTGGCGGTGAAGCCACGACCTTTGCCGGACGCGGCGTGGGTTGCGGCATCGCCTCCCTGCGGGTGGACGGCAACGATTTTGTCGCGGTGTACGCCGCCTCCGCCTGGGCCGCCGAACGCGCCCGCCGCAACCTGGGCCCGACCCTGATCGAGTGGGTGACCTACCGCGCAGGCCCGCACTCCACTTCCGATGACCCGTCCAAATACCGTCCCGCCGACGACTGGAGCCACTTCCCGCTGGGCGACCCGATTGCCCGCCTCAAGCAGCACCTGATCAAGATTGGTCAGTGGTCCGAAGAGGAACACGCGGCGGTCAGTGCCGAACTTGAAGCCGAAGTGCTCAAGGCCCAGAAAGAAGCCGAACAGTACGGCACCCTGGCCGGTGGCCAGATTCCAAGCGCCGCGACCATGTTCGAAGACGTTTATAAAGAGATGCCGGAGCACTTGAAGCGCCAGCGTCAAGAGTTGGGGATCTGA
- a CDS encoding branched-chain amino acid aminotransferase yields MGNESINWDKLGFDYIKTDKRFLQTWKDGEWQKGTLTDDNVLHISEGSTALHYGQQCFEGLKAYRCKDGSINLFRPDQNAARMQRSCGRLLMPQVPTDAFIEACKEVVRANERFIPPYGTGGALYLRPFVIGTGDNIGVRTAPEFIFSIFCIPVGAYFKGGLTPHNFLISGYDRAAPNGTGAAKVGGNYAASLMPGSLAKKANFADCIYLDPATHSKIEEVGSANFFGITHDNKFVTPNSPSVLPGITRLSLIELAKSRLGLEVVEGDVLIDKLSDFKEAGACGTAAVITPIGGIEYKDKLHVFYSEKEVGPVTQKLYKELTGVQSGDVEAPEGWIVKV; encoded by the coding sequence ATGGGTAACGAAAGCATCAATTGGGACAAGCTGGGTTTTGACTACATCAAGACCGACAAGCGTTTCCTCCAGACCTGGAAAGACGGCGAGTGGCAAAAAGGCACCCTGACCGACGACAACGTGCTGCACATCAGCGAGGGCTCCACCGCCCTGCACTACGGCCAGCAATGCTTTGAAGGCCTCAAGGCCTACCGCTGCAAGGACGGTTCGATCAACCTGTTCCGCCCCGACCAGAATGCCGCGCGCATGCAGCGCAGCTGTGGCCGCCTGCTGATGCCACAAGTGCCGACCGACGCCTTCATCGAAGCCTGCAAGGAAGTGGTCCGCGCCAACGAGCGGTTCATCCCGCCGTACGGCACCGGCGGCGCGCTGTACCTGCGCCCGTTCGTGATCGGCACCGGTGACAACATCGGCGTGCGCACCGCGCCGGAATTCATCTTCTCGATCTTCTGCATCCCGGTCGGCGCCTACTTCAAGGGCGGCCTGACCCCGCACAACTTCCTGATCTCCGGCTACGACCGTGCGGCTCCCAACGGCACCGGCGCAGCCAAGGTCGGTGGCAACTACGCCGCCAGCCTGATGCCCGGTTCCCTGGCGAAAAAAGCCAACTTCGCCGACTGCATCTACCTCGACCCGGCCACCCACTCGAAGATCGAAGAAGTCGGCTCGGCCAACTTCTTCGGGATCACCCACGACAACAAGTTCGTCACCCCGAACTCGCCGTCGGTGTTGCCAGGCATCACCCGCCTGTCGCTGATCGAGCTGGCAAAATCGCGCCTGGGCCTGGAAGTGGTTGAAGGCGACGTGCTGATCGACAAGCTGTCGGACTTCAAGGAAGCCGGCGCCTGCGGCACCGCCGCCGTGATCACCCCGATCGGCGGCATCGAGTACAAAGACAAGCTGCACGTGTTCTACAGCGAAAAAGAAGTCGGCCCGGTCACCCAGAAGCTCTACAAAGAGCTGACTGGCGTACAGTCCGGCGACGTCGAAGCGCCTGAGGGCTGGATCGTCAAGGTCTAA
- a CDS encoding dihydrolipoamide acetyltransferase family protein: MGTHVIKMPDIGEGIAEVELSVWHVKVGDLVVEDQVLADVMTDKAMVDIPSPVHGKVISLGGEPGEVMAVGSVLISIEVEGAGNTRESALSAVVEEVAPAPAPAPKVEARAAPVVEPKPAAKPAVAAAQAPVAREADDRPLASPAVRKHALDAGIQLRLVQGSGPAGRILHEDLDAYLLQGPAKNSGASNPYAERNDEQQIPVIGMRRKIAQRMQDATRRAAHFSYVEEIDVTALDELRVHLNEKHGATRGKLTLLPFLVRAMVVALRDYPQINARYDDEAQVITRLGAVHVGVATQSDVGLMVPVVRHAEARDLWGTAQEINRLANAARNGKASRDELSGSSITLTSLGALGGIVSTPVLNLPEVAIVGVNRIVERPMVIKGQIVIRKMMNLSSSFDHRVVDGMDAAQFIQAIRGLLEQPASLFLE, encoded by the coding sequence ATGGGCACGCACGTTATCAAGATGCCGGACATTGGCGAAGGCATCGCAGAAGTTGAATTGTCGGTATGGCACGTCAAGGTCGGCGACCTGGTGGTAGAAGACCAGGTGCTGGCGGACGTGATGACCGACAAGGCCATGGTGGACATTCCGTCGCCGGTGCACGGCAAGGTGATTTCCCTCGGCGGCGAGCCGGGGGAAGTCATGGCGGTGGGCAGTGTTTTGATCAGTATCGAAGTGGAAGGCGCGGGCAATACCAGGGAGTCGGCGTTGTCGGCGGTGGTTGAAGAGGTCGCGCCGGCACCGGCTCCTGCACCGAAAGTCGAAGCCAGGGCCGCGCCGGTGGTTGAACCCAAGCCGGCAGCCAAACCTGCGGTGGCGGCTGCGCAAGCGCCCGTGGCCCGCGAGGCCGATGACCGCCCGCTGGCCTCCCCGGCCGTGCGCAAACATGCGCTGGATGCTGGCATCCAGCTACGACTGGTCCAGGGCTCCGGCCCGGCCGGCCGGATTCTGCATGAAGATCTGGACGCTTACTTGCTCCAGGGTCCGGCGAAAAATTCCGGGGCCTCCAACCCGTACGCCGAACGCAACGACGAGCAGCAAATCCCGGTGATCGGCATGCGCCGCAAGATCGCCCAGCGCATGCAGGACGCCACCCGGCGCGCCGCGCATTTCAGCTATGTGGAAGAGATCGACGTCACGGCCCTCGATGAGTTGCGCGTGCACCTCAACGAGAAACACGGCGCTACCCGCGGCAAGCTGACCCTGCTGCCGTTCCTGGTGCGGGCCATGGTCGTCGCATTGCGCGACTATCCGCAGATCAACGCGCGTTATGACGACGAAGCCCAGGTCATCACCCGCCTCGGCGCGGTGCATGTGGGTGTCGCCACCCAGAGCGATGTCGGCCTGATGGTGCCGGTGGTGCGTCACGCCGAAGCCCGCGACCTGTGGGGCACGGCGCAAGAAATCAATCGCTTGGCGAATGCGGCGCGCAATGGCAAGGCCAGTCGCGATGAGCTGTCGGGCTCGAGCATCACCCTGACCAGCCTCGGTGCGTTGGGCGGGATTGTCAGCACCCCGGTGCTGAACCTGCCGGAAGTGGCCATCGTCGGGGTCAACCGCATTGTCGAGCGGCCGATGGTGATCAAGGGCCAGATTGTGATCCGCAAGATGATGAACCTCTCCAGCTCCTTCGATCACCGGGTGGTCGATGGCATGGACGCGGCGCAATTCATCCAGGCCATCCGTGGCCTGCTCGAACAACCCGCCAGCCTGTTCCTGGAGTAA
- a CDS encoding alpha-ketoacid dehydrogenase subunit beta, which translates to MNDHNNNIELETAMTTTTMTMIQALRSAMDVMLERDDNVVVFGQDVGYFGGVFRCTEGLQNKYGTSRVFDAPISESGIVGVAVGMGAYGLRPVAEIQFADYVYPATDQIISEAARLRYRSAGQFTAPLTMRMPCGGGIYGGQTHSQSIEAVFTQVCGLRTVMPSNPYDAKGLLIASIENDDPVIFLEPKRLYNGPFDGHHDRPVTPWSKHPQAQVPDGYYTVPLDVAAIARPGKDVTILTYGTTVYVSQVAAEETGIDAEVIDLRSLWPLDLETIVNSVKKTRRCVIVHEATRTCGFGAELVALVQEHCFHYLEAPIERVTGWDTPYPHAQEWAYFPGPTRVGAALHRVMEV; encoded by the coding sequence ATGAACGATCACAACAACAATATCGAGCTGGAAACCGCCATGACCACCACGACCATGACCATGATCCAGGCCTTGCGCTCGGCCATGGATGTGATGCTTGAGCGAGACGACAATGTGGTGGTGTTCGGCCAGGACGTCGGTTACTTCGGCGGCGTGTTCCGCTGCACCGAAGGCCTGCAGAACAAGTACGGCACCTCGCGGGTGTTCGACGCACCGATCTCCGAAAGCGGGATCGTCGGCGTGGCGGTCGGCATGGGCGCCTATGGCCTGCGGCCGGTGGCCGAGATTCAGTTCGCCGACTACGTGTACCCCGCCACCGACCAGATCATTTCCGAAGCGGCCCGCCTGCGTTACCGCTCGGCCGGCCAGTTCACGGCACCGCTGACCATGCGCATGCCCTGCGGCGGCGGCATCTACGGCGGCCAGACCCACAGCCAGAGTATTGAAGCGGTGTTCACCCAGGTCTGCGGCCTGCGCACGGTGATGCCGTCCAACCCGTACGACGCCAAGGGCCTGCTGATCGCCTCCATCGAAAACGATGACCCGGTGATCTTCCTCGAACCCAAGCGCCTGTATAACGGCCCGTTCGACGGCCACCACGACCGCCCGGTAACCCCGTGGTCGAAACACCCGCAAGCGCAGGTGCCGGACGGTTACTACACCGTGCCGCTGGATGTGGCCGCCATCGCCCGCCCGGGCAAGGACGTGACGATCCTCACCTACGGCACCACGGTGTATGTGTCGCAAGTCGCCGCCGAAGAAACCGGCATCGACGCCGAAGTCATCGACCTGCGCAGCCTGTGGCCGCTGGACCTGGAAACCATCGTCAATTCCGTGAAGAAAACCCGTCGCTGCGTGATCGTTCACGAAGCCACCCGTACCTGCGGGTTCGGCGCCGAGCTGGTGGCGCTGGTGCAGGAGCATTGCTTCCACTACCTGGAAGCGCCGATCGAGCGCGTCACCGGTTGGGACACCCCCTACCCCCACGCGCAAGAGTGGGCGTATTTCCCTGGCCCGACCCGAGTGGGCGCGGCTTTGCATCGGGTTATGGAGGTCTGA